The Topomyia yanbarensis strain Yona2022 chromosome 3, ASM3024719v1, whole genome shotgun sequence nucleotide sequence TCCACGCTTCGAAAGTGGAGCTCAAACTGTGCTGCCGACGACTGTAAAGATGATCGTACATCATTCGAGTTAGACGACTCCAGTGCTACAATAAAGACACTAGGACTTGTATGGGAGCCTAGGGTAGACAGCTTCAAATTCAAGGTTCCTACCTGGAATCACTCTGAAATTTGTAAACGAACTGTTCTATCAGATTTGGCCCGACTATTCGACCCGCTTTTACTAGTCAGCCCAGTAGTCACCACAGCAAAAATATTCGTCCAATCCCTCTGGAGACAGAAGGCATCTTGGGACGATGCTCTTGCTGAAGACTTGCAAAAGCAATGGAGCAACTTTCGGAGAAGTCTGGATAGCTTAGTGAATCTGCAAGTTCCACGTTGGGTCGCTTTCAGCAAGGATTGTCTGTCATTGCAATTGCACGGGTTTTGTGATGCATCTATTAAGGCCTACGGAGCATGTATTTACCTGTGCTGCAAGCATTTTGACGAAAGTGTCACGTCCCACTTGCTAGTGGCAAAATCAAGGGTTGCACCGCTTGAAGACTTAAAGAAATGGAAAAGGAAACAGTCGATTCCGCGATTAGAACTGTCGTCCGCACTATTACTCGCTCATCTTTATGAAAAGGTGGTTACCAGTCTGAAAATAACTGCTCGACCATACTGCTGGACCGACTCTATGATAGTCCGATATTGGTTGTCATCGAGTCCATCACGGTGGCAGCAATTCATTGCGAACAGAGTATCGGAAATACAACATGCTACTAGAGGTGGCGTGTGGAGTCATGTACCAGGCACAGAAAACCCAGCAGATGTACTATCTCGTGGCATTACTGCAGATCAGCTGAACGAAGATCCCCTATGGTGGAATGGAGCACCGTGGATGCGAGGAAACGAAGACAGTTGGCCAGAAAATGTTCACCTAACCGTGGCAGGTGTCGACCCAACTGTGCTGGAAGAAAATTCGGCTGTGTCCGTGGTAGTCAATATGTCTCCGCCGAACGAAATCTTCAGCCTCAGATCATCGCTGACAAGTCTAGTGAGAATCACTGCATGGCTTCTCAGATGGAAGCACAACGCGCAACAGAGGACTCACAACAATCGAAGGTCTGGGATTCTAACCTATGCAGAACGAGAATCAGCTCTACTTCATCTTGTGAGACTCGCTCAACGAGAGTGTTTCGAACAGGAACTACTGGATTTGCAACGAAAGGGCCAAGTCAAATCGACGTCTCGCATTAACACTTTTCATCCGATAATGCTGGATGGTATAGTTCGCAGAAAGCATCCGATAGTGTTGGATAAAAATCATCCGTTCACGTCACTAGTAATGCTTCATTATCACTACAAATTGTTACATGCCGGTCAGCAACTGCTCATTGGCAGCGTTCGTGACCGATTTTGGCCGGCAGACAATACACCGTTGTGTAACCTGCTTTCGCAACAAACCGACGGTTCACGAACAACTGATGGCAGACCTGCCTTTTGAACGTGTGACCCCAGCACCGCCTTTTCTCCGTGTGGGGGTAGACTACTGTGGTCCGTTCTTCATCAAATACCCTAATCGCCAACGAGTTCCTGTGAAATATTACGCTGCCATATTTGTGTGTTTGGTGACCAAGGCGGTCCATATCGAAATGGTCGCAGATCTGACGACGCCAGGATTTTTAGCCGCTCTGAAACGATTTGTTGGCAGACGTGGCAAACCAACGATCATCATGTGTGATAAGGGCAGTAACTTCGTGGGGGCAAAACGTGAACTAGACGAGCTCCGCCAAACCTTTCTGTCGCAACAATCACAACAGTCGATCATCTCCGAAGCTGCAGATTCCGGCatggaattccggttcattccAGCAAAAACTCCTAACTTTGGCGGCTTGTGGGAGGCTGCAGTCAAATCGATGAAACAGCATCTCCGAAGGACGATCGGATTGAAGATTTTGACTCCGGATGAACTGCAAACGGTATTTGTGCAAATAGAGTCATGTTTAAACTCAAGGCCTCTCACTCCGCTGAGCAACGACCCGTCAGATTTCGAGGCATTAACACCGGGGCATTTTTTAATACAACGGCCGCTGACGGCAGTGCCCGAGCCAGCACTGAAGGAGGTTCCAGCAACCCGGCTATCTCGATGGCAACAAGCACAAGAGTTTCTACAGCACATCTGGGCCAAATGGTCAACGCAATACTTGTCCAATCTACATAACAGAACCAAATGGACAAGGCAACGAAACAATTTGTTCGTGGGGACGATGGTTTTGGTTAAGGAAGATAACATTCCTCCACTCAAGTGGGCTCTTGGACGTATACGTATATCACTTCGGGCAGCGACGGAAATATCCGTGTTGTTACGGTGAAAACAAAGGATGGTAGCTTTACTCGGGGAATATCAAAAATTTGCATCCTGCCCATCCGCGACAACGACAACCAATCAGCTCAAGCGGAGATCTGAGTCTCCCTCATCGAAGGCGCAAGAACGCCAGTTAAGTTAACCAGTTAAGTGTTTGTTTTGTACTAAATTATCAAAAATCTCATGGAATGTTCGTCTCCCATAGTTGTCGTCCGTCCCTGGGTAGCCGCTGGCTCCCTTGGACACTACCAGAAAGGCTGCTGCTCATCCCTGTTCCGAATGTCCAGATGACTGTCCTTCACTCAACTCAGCAACTACCATTCCTCCGGTTCACCTCGGATCGTCCTTGTGATGATGGCCACATCACTGGGTCTAGCCGAATTACTGCGTTTGGTTTGCTATTCATAATCGTCAGGACAGAATCATCTACACGAGGAACCCGCGGTCGTCACTACACGTGGTTCCATGCTCCTTGATTTGGATCAGCAAACCGCACCGTTACGCATTCGCGAATCCGAAATTCTCATCAGCATGTGCATCGTCAcatgaaaatccgaaattcgtCATCATGTCATCAAAAGAATCACAAACATCAACCAGCCATGTAAGGCATTAGACAGCTCCTGTCACATCATCACTTACGTCAAGAGAAATGAAGCCACCGTTATCATCATCGGCGTGAAGGCGCCCGTGGAGGCGCGCTAGCCTCCGCTCCAGGGAAGCAATTGTTAAATTGTTAAATTCATGTAAAAAATCGCCCTTCTTTGTTTCAGTAATGAATCCCACCACGGCGGCCGGGGAGTGCAACCCCATAAGGATCGCCACTTCGACACGTTACTTCAAGACCACACACGAATATCGGTACAAGGCCGATTAACACGATTTAGGACATGCCCACAAGATTATCCGAAATACAGCATCAGCAACGAGTTCACGTATAGCAGCATTTCACCAGGGAGTCAAGCCGTCGACATCCACCAATCGGACATTATTTGCAACAAGCCAGCGCTGGAGTCGCTTTAACCCAGGGAAGCCGAATGCAGCAGATTATACCAAATTTAAAATTCCAATGTGCACATTATTCTATAATAGTAATTAAGGAATAGCAATTACTCGACAAATAGTTTGAAATCCCGGTTGTATTTCAAGGCGGCCGGTGTAAAAtactttgattaatttaatcTGATATGTTCGACTAGCGAACCCACCCTGCAATGATCATAACTCTCAGACATGATCGCCAGAGGAACTCACTCTCGCAACACACTTGTACTGTATACACTGTACAGTAGTAGTGAGATAAGAACGGTGATAACCGAAGGAATATATGATAGCGCACACGAGTATACCAGAATCAGTTGCAATAAAATTATCACCTCGATCGGTCCTGTTTTTAATGTACCCGCGATCTTTCACTGAAGAAATAAAGTGTCCGTGTAAATTCAACATAGAACCGTCACGTGTTGTTCGATTAAGAAGAACAGGAGGTTTCATCGTAACCAGTGTTAAATCGAAGAAGAAACacctgtttgttagcggttgcatgcgtaacctgcatgatagcaatctgtgatttcgttgcgcaaagacgaaaccttttttagcaaaaaaattacgcggattactgcattcgctacatttgtatgcgtagtTTAGggaagttacaataatggcaaaatataactagaaagcttggtctatacatgaaatgtgattatattgtctaaccatcgaattttttttacaattttgaaaAGCTGCTCTTATGTTATAAacatttagttccagatattagctcggtcacagttttctgtcttcagatcttctcaaataagtttaatcggattcgatcacctactataAATGAAAtaacctgataaccaagaaggtttggttcaatatgaaacattttatattaagtagtatagtcctacgtctgcaGTTCGTgtaaccccatagggctgccccttgtagtttttctcTATGATTACTTCTACGAGACAGGCTCATATAAAATGCAGTTAACCCGGAGCCTCGTTTGttccatgaaatggctcgacctttcatccatttagttccagatattccTCTTGCCTTCCGTCATTCTCTTCATCTGTTACGCTTTATATCCTCTGCGTACTTGAACCATTTAGCCCTGAACTCCACTTGAATATTATCTAGCGGTAAGGTTCCGCAAACGCCAAGTTTTCGTAAGCTATTTAGCTCTCATCTCAGTCAGCCATCAAGTTTCTGATACCATGAACCATTTAGCTCCGGTTTCCGAGAGCCATTTAGTTCCCAGCTTTgtcgcgatctactcggataatCCCCGGAGTTACACTCACCTTAATTCGACTGAGAGTTCCATGGCAGCAGAATTTATCCCCAAGCTGATACCCGTTTCCTTGATCCATGTTGGtcccagaatttaaaaaaatccttcCTGTTAAGGACATGATACGAAGAGGTCTTCATAATAGcttttgttacactaacattcctttccttccccatGACTGTAAGGATGTGGTCGTTGTTAGCATTTCACAGCATAGAACCAttgaaacgtgcacattgaggatggatagctactcccagacTCCATCCGATGATTCTCTATACGATTTCGTttgtcaatcacggagtagcagctACGAATTGTACGACCATCAAGCCATttattttaagctaattttCTAGCTAAAACC carries:
- the LOC131688139 gene encoding uncharacterized protein LOC131688139; its protein translation is MYRMVQVQPNDCQLQRIFWRNTPNEFIRVFELQTVTYGTASAPYLVTKCLRRLAELDGDRFPEAAKVLAEDFYVDDMMSGVDSIDEGVQLCTDIQTLLSGGGSTLRKWSSNCAADDCKDDRTSFELDDSSATIKTLGLVWEPRVDSFKFKVPTWNHSEICKRTVLSDLARLFDPLLLVSPVVTTAKIFVQSLWRQKASWDDALAEDLQKQWSNFRRSLDSLVNLQVPRWVAFSKDCLSLQLHGFCDASIKAYGACIYLCCKHFDESVTSHLLVAKSRVAPLEDLKKWKRKQSIPRLELSSALLLAHLYEKVVTSLKITARPYCWTDSMIVRYWLSSSPSRWQQFIANRVSEIQHATRGGVWSHVPGTENPADVLSRGITADQLNEDPLWWNGAPWMRGNEDSWPENVHLTVAGVDPTVLEENSAVSVVVNMSPPNEIFSLRSSLTSLVRITAWLLRWKHNAQQRTHNNRRSGILTYAERESALLHLVRLAQRECFEQELLDLQRKGQVKSTSRINTFHPIMLDGIVRRKHPIVLDKNHPFTSLVMLHYHYKLLHAGQQLLIGSVRDRFWPADNTPLCNLLSQQTDGSRTTDGRPAF